From a single Brassica napus cultivar Da-Ae chromosome C9, Da-Ae, whole genome shotgun sequence genomic region:
- the LOC106397980 gene encoding F-box protein At3g28330-like, producing MDSMTDDLWAMVLARLPIKIFTGFKLVCKQWKSIVESPFFRDLFIFVHQISPSSSWSLMCSYCITSEMVGHYQCDTWGLKRSLGSFIDSFLSDKYQKSIHGRVRVRAYSDVGLILIHIKSTVMEKGSLYVANPVSRECVEIILDTLPIGFEMKEYSWEWGLVTRTENGYLLGYKIVLFDNKWGDSKLSCLIYSSETGLWSLETLHLPYSLYYRCLGYPISLNGNLHWLSQNKDHQEVVLSMDTYATSTGSVRCRVTPFPDLEKTTKFTRACTTCQGFLVYMNIVDGRKLCLWRLQSEGWQLISEISPDFTLTGLDYLPLMINPLDVKTAYFWSPEKEKLLYINLHNGKFVIHNRLEGRSNGPIMIPVNDPKAMISLSSEIERTYIIERKQFVPFVLPQWLYRIPNNCNTTSMSSDCNPN from the coding sequence ATGGATTCCATGACAGATGATCTATGGGCGATGGTACTTGCGAGATTACCGATTAAGATCTTCACAGGTTTCAAACTTGTTTGCAAGCAGTGGAAATCAATCGTAGAGTCTCCCTTTTTCCGGGATCTTTTTATATTCGTCCACCAAATCTCGCCCTCTTCTTCATGGTCGCTCATGTGCAGCTATTGTATTACCTCAGAGATGGTGGGTCACTACCAATGTGATACATGGGGACTTAAGCGATCTTTGGGCTCTTTCATCGACTCTTTCTTGTCCGACAAGTACCAGAAGTCCATACACGGACGAGTCAGAGTCAGGGCTTACTCCGATGTTGGGCTGATTTTGATCCATATAAAGTCAACCGTCATGGAGAAGGGATCCCTCTACGTGGCTAACCCGGTTTCACGGGAATGCGTAGAAATCATTCTTGATACCCTTCCTATAGGGTTTGAAATGAAAGAATATAGCTGGGAATGGGGACTTGTCACGCGAACTGAGAACGGCTACCTTTTGGGTTACAAGATTGTCCTCTTTGATAACAAGTGGGGAGATTCGAAGTTAAGTTGTCTTATATATTCATCTGAGACAGGCTTGTGGAGTCTCGAAACTTTACATCTTCCTTACTCTTTATACTATCGTTGTTTAGGGTATCCGATTAGCTTGAACGGTAATCTTCACTGGCTTAGCCAGAACAAGGACCATCAAGAAGTTGTATTATCCATGGATACCTATGCTACTAGCACAGGTTCTGTTCGATGCCGTGTTACACCTTTCCCTGACTTGGAGAAAACTACCAAATTCACAAGAGCTTGTACAACTTGTCAAGGGTTTCTCGTGTATATGAACATAGTGGATGGACGCAAGTTATGTTTGTGGAGGCTACAGAGCGAGGGATGGCAACTAATATCTGAAATCTCCCCAGATTTTACCTTGACCGGTCTCGACTATTTACCGCTGATGATAAACCCTTTGGATGTGAAAACAGCCTACTTTTGGAGCCCGGAAAAAGAAAAATTGCTATATATTAACTTACACAACGGTAAGTTTGTGATCCACAATCGTTTGGAAGGTAGAAGCAACGGTCCCATTATGATTCCCGTTAACGACCCGAAAGCTATGATATCCCTCAGTAGCGAGATAGAAAGGACATACATCATCGAACGAAAACAGTTTGTCCCGTTCGTTCTCCCACAATGGCTGTATCGGATCCCAAACAACTGCAACACTACATCGATGAGTAGTGACTGCAATCCGAACTGA
- the LOC106401431 gene encoding protein OBERON 2-like: MGTSSGSNHPHQMLPPRHQLRTGGALETTLSLVSHDGHEPRSNNNSDLVRESPAESASSQETWPLADPIAAKKTAVKQKTEPEEQQQQPVMHHVSSADKVSVRDIARERVELVAERMHRLPDEFLEELKNGLKAVLEGNVEEFVFLQKLVQSRSDLKSSATLLRAHRSQLEILVAINTGIQAFLHPNISLSQSSLVEIFLHKRCRNIPCQNQLPADGCRCDVCATRKGFCSLCMCVICNKFDFSVNTCRWIGCDSCSHWTHTDCAIRDGQITAKSASGRSGEMMFKCRACNHASELIGFVKDVFQHCASNWDRECLVKELDFVSRIFRGSEDQRGRKLFWKCEEVMDKINGGLAETTAAKLILMFFQEIELDSAMSFENGGLIAPQDACTRIAEVVQETLRKMEVVSEEKMRMFKKARMALETCDRELEDKAKEVAELKAERQKKKLQIDELERIVRLKQAEADMFQLKANEAKREGERLQRIILAKTDKSEEEYASNYLKQRMSEAEAEKQYLFEKIKLQESSRVAASQSSGGGGGDPSQVLMYSKIRDLLHGYSLSPMVDPQSNERHPFRSNP, translated from the exons ATGGGCACATCATCAGGCTCCAATCACCCTCACCAGATGCTACCTCCACGTCATCAGCTCCGAACCGGAGGAGCTCTAGAAACAACTCTTTCACTCGTCTCACACGACGGCCATGAGCCACGTTCCAACAACAACTCCGACCTCGTCCGCGAGTCTCCAGCCGAGAGCGCCAGCTCTCAAGAAACATGGCCGCTCGCTGATCCTATCGCAGCAAAGAAGACGGCGGTCAAACAAAAGACGGAGCCTgaggaacaacaacaacaacccgTGATGCACCACGTCTCCAGCGCAGATAAAGTATCGGTCCGAGACATCGCCAGAGAAAGAGTGGAGCTAGTCGCGGAGAGAATGCACAGATTACCCGACGAGTTTCTCGAGGAGCTGAAGAATGGTCTCAAAGCTGTTCTCGAAGGAAACGTCGAGGAGTTCGTGTTCTTGCAGAAGCTTGTTCAGAGCAGATCCGATTTGAAGAGCTCCGCAACGCTCCTCAGAGCCCACCGTTCCCAGCTTGAGATCCTCGTAGCGATAAACACTGGAATCCAAGCGTTCCTGCACCCGAACATAAGCCTCTCTCAGTCATCTCTCGTGGAGATATTCTTACACAAGAGGTGCAGAAACATACCCTGCCAAAACCAGCTACCAGCCGACGGTTGCCGCTGCGACGTATGCGCCACCAGGAAAGGGTTCTGCAGCCTCTGCATGTGTGTGATCTGCAACAAGTTTGATTTTTCAGTCAACACCTGCCGCTGGATCGGGTGCGACTCGTGTTCCCACTGGACTCATACGGATTGCGCTATAAGAGATGGACAGATCACTGCAAAGAGCGCGTCGGGTCGTTCTGGAGAGATGATGTTCAAGTGCAGGGCGTGTAACCACGCTTCTGAGCTGATTGGGTTTGTTAAAGATGTGTTTCAGCACTGTGCGTCGAACTGGGATAGGGAGTGTTTGGTGAAGGAGCTGGATTTTGTTAGTAGGATCTTCCGAGGAAGCGAGGATCAGAGAGGTAGGAAGCTGTTCTGGAAGTGTGAGGAGGTTATGGATAAGATTAATGGTGGCTTGGCTGAGACAACGGCTGCTAAACTGATATTAATGTTCTTCCAAG AGATCGAGTTAGACTCTGCTATGAGCTTTGAAAACGGAGGTCTGATAGCACCGCAAGATGCGTGCACCCGAATCGCCGAAGTTGTACAAGAGACTCTGAGGAAGATGGAAGTAGTGTCTGAGGAGAAGATGAGGATGTTCAAGAAGGCACGGATGGCTCTCGAGACGTGCGACAGAGAGCTGGAAGACAAGGCCAAAGAAGTAGCGGAGCTCAAAGCGGAGaggcagaagaagaagcttcagaTAGACGAGCTGGAGAGGATCGTGAGGCTGAAGCAAGCGGAAGCAGACATGTTCCAGCTTAAAGCCAACGAAGCTAAGCGGGAAGGCGAGAGGCTGCAGAGGATTATACTAGCGAAAACAGACAAGTCTGAGGAGGAGTACGCGAGTAACTATCTGAAGCAGAGGATGAGCGAGGCTGAGGCGGAGAAGCAGTATCTGTTTGAGAAGATTAAGCTGCAGGAAAGCTCGAGGGTAGCAGCATCACAGagcagtggtggtggtggtggagaccCTTCGCAAGTGTTGATGTACTCGAAGATACGTGATCTGCTTCATGGATACAGTCTTTCGCCTATGGTAGATCCTCAGTCAAACGAGCGTCATCCTTTTAGATCCAACCCTTGA
- the LOC106363986 gene encoding F-box protein SNE-like — translation MSKKRIGMVEKSNNKRQRVNLVPEFSINDHHDVLVEILRRLDGPSLCSAACVCRLWSAVARNDSIWEELCFRQVSPRPSLSIRSVVSALGGYRRLYFLCIRPFLARLPKILWSQDQLQLSLSLYCVHYYERIYVGAAPPSSLMFLRMPVNVV, via the coding sequence ATGTCGAAGAAACGAATTGGAATGGTCGAGAAAAGTAACAACAAGAGACAACGAGTGAACCTTGTTCCCGAGTTCTCCATCAACGACCACCATGACGTGCTGGTAGAGATCCTCCGGCGACTAGACGGCCCTTCTCTATGCTCAGCCGCTTGCGTGTGCCGGCTTTGGTCGGCCGTGGCTCGCAACGACTCAATATGGGAAGAGCTCTGTTTCCGACAAGTGTCCCCACGACCTTCACTTTCCATACGCTCCGTTGTATCGGCTCTCGGTGGCTACCGACGTCTCTACTTCCTCTGCATCCGTCCCTTCCTCGCACGACTCCCTAAGATTCTCTGGAGCCAAGACCAGCTTCAGCTCTCACTCTCTCTTTACTGTGTCCACTATTACGAGCGCATTTACGTCGGCGCCGCGCCACCTTCTTCGCTCATGTTCCTTCGAATGCCCGTCAACGTCGTCTGA
- the LOC106428091 gene encoding acetyl-CoA acetyltransferase, cytosolic 1-like, with protein MAHSADSVNPRDVCIVGVARTPMGGFLGSLSSLPATKLGSVAITAALKRANVDPSLVQEVVFGNVLSANLGQAPARQAALGAGIPNSVICTTVNKVCASGMKAVVIAAQSIQLGINDVVVAGGMESMSNTPKYLAEARKGSRFGHDSLVDGMLKDGLWDVYNDCRMGSCAELCAEKFQITREQQDDYAVQSFERGIAAQEAGAFTWEIVPVEVSGGRGRPSTIVDKDEGLGKFDAAKLRKLRPSFKENGGTVTAGNASSISDGAAALVLVSGEKALQLGLQVLAKIKGYGDAAQEPEFFTTAPALAIPKAIAHAGLESSQVDYYEINEAFAVVALANQKLLGISPEKVNVNGGAVSLGHPLGCSGARILITLLGILKKRNGKYGVGGVCNGGGGASALVLELV; from the exons ATGGCCCATTCAGCAGATTCCGTCAATCCCAGAG ATGTTTGCATCGTGGGTGTTGCACGCACTCCAATGGGTGGCTTTCTCGGATCTCTCTCGTCCTTACCCGCTACAAAGCTTGGATCCGTTGCTATCACAG CTGCTCTGAAGAGGGCAAATGTTGACCCGTCTCTCGTCCAAGAAGTTGTGTTCGGCAATGTTCTTAGTGCTAATTTGGGTCAAGCTCCTGCTCGTCAGGCTGCTTTAGGTGCAGGGATCCCTAACTCTGTTATCTGTACTACAGTCAACAAGGTGTGTGCTTCAGGCATGAAAG CGGTGGTGATTGCTGCTCAGAGTATCCAGTTGGGGATCAATGATGTAGTCGTCGCGGGTGGCATGGAAAGCATGTCTAATACACCAAAATACCTGGCAGAAGCTAG GAAAGGATCTCGGTTTGGTCATGATTCTCTAGTAGATGGGATGCTTAAGGATGGACTGTGGGATGTCTATAACGACTGTAGGATGGGAAGCTGTGCAGAGTTATGCGCTGAGAAGTTTCAGATAACTAGGGAGCAGCAA GATGACTACGCTGTTCAGAGTTTTGAGCGTGGTATTGCTGCTCAAGAAGCTGGCGCCTTCACATGGGAGATCGTCCCG GTTGAAGTTTCTGGCGGAAGGGGTAGGCCATCAACCATTGTTGACAAGGATGAAGGTCTTGGGAAG TTTGATGCTGCAAAACTGAGAAAACTCCGTCCGAGTTTCAAGGAGAATGGAGGCACTGTTACAGCTGGAAATGCCTCTAGCATAAG TGATGGTGCAGCTGCCCTTGTCTTAGTGAGTGGAGAGAAAGCGCTTCAGCTAGGACTTCAAGTACTCGCAAAAATTAAAGGTTATGGTGATGCAGCTCAG GAACCAGAGTTTTTCACTACTGCTCCTGCTCTTGCGATACCAAAAGCTATTGCACATGCTGGTTTGGAATCTTCTCAAGTTGATTACTATGAGATCAATGAAGCATTTGCA GTTGTAGCACTTGCAAATCAAAAGCTGCTAGGGATTAGTCCG GAGAAGGTGAATGTAAATGGAGGAGCTGTCTCCTTAGGACATCCTCTAGGCTGTAGTGGAGCCCGTATTCTAATCACATTACTTGGGATACTGAAGAAGAGAAACGGGAAGTACGGTGTGGGAGGAGTGTGCAACGGAGGAGGAGGTGCTTCTGCTCTTGTTCTTGAACTTGTTTGA
- the LOC106428184 gene encoding scarecrow-like transcription factor PAT1, whose product MYKHPRQGIEAYSLPPFEANSVGKLRYIPVNNSRKRYCMLEPSSSSPDSTVLVSNNNNNSTHEDTSASCVTDDFNDKIKELETAMMGPDCLDLALYYNDSFVSTPCQVTNSWRSTLEAVSRRDLRADLVSCAKAMSENDLMMANSMMEKLRLMVSVSGEPIQRLGAYLLEGLVAQLASSGSSIYKSLNRCPEPASNELLSYMHILYEVCPYFKFGYMSANGAIAEAMKNENRVHIIDFQIGQGSQWVTLIQAFAERPGGPPWIRITGIDDMASAYARGGGLSIVGNRLAKLAKKFNVPFEFNSVSVSVSVAEVKPNNLGVRSGEALAVNFAFVLHHMPDESVSTENHRDRLLRMVKGLSPKVVTLVEQESNTNTAAFFPRFMETMDYYDAMFESIDVTLPRNHKQRINVEQHCLARDVVNIIACEGADRVERHELLGKWRLRFGMAGFTPYPLSPLVNSTIKRLLRNYSDKYRLEERDGALYLGWMKRDLVASCAWK is encoded by the exons ATGTACAAGCATCCAAGACAAGGGATTGAAGCTTACTCTTTACCTCCTTTTGAGGCCAACTCTGTTGGGAAGCTTAGATACATACCGGTTAACAACTCCCGTAAACGGTATTGCATGCTCgagccatcatcatcatcacctgaCTCTACGGTTTTGGtatcaaacaacaacaacaactcgaCACATGAGGATACGTCCGCCTCTTGTGTGACCGACGACTTTAATGACAAGATTAAGGAACTTGAAACAGCGATGATGGGACCAGACTGCTTAGACTTAGCCCTTTATTACAATGACTCATTTGTATCAACGCCATGTCAAGTGACTAATAGCTGGAGATCAACTCTAGAGGCCGTCTCTAGACGCGACCTAAGAGCTGATCTTGTTTCATGTGCCAAAGCTATGTCTGAAAACGATCTTATGATGGCAAATTCAATGATGGAGAAGCTGCGTCTAATGGTTTCTGTTTCAGGCGAGCCTATCCAACGGTTAGGAGCTTACTTACTAGAAGGCCTAGTGGCTCAGCTAGCTTCATCAGGTAGTTCCATATACAAATCACTTAATAGGTGTCCTGAACCGGCAAGCAACGAGCTTCTCTCCTACATGCACATCCTCTACGAGGTTTGCCCTTACTTCAAGTTCGGATACATGTCAGCAAATGGTGCCATTGCTGAAGCCATGAAGAATGAAAACAGAGTTCATATTATCGATTTCCAAATCGGTCAAGGGAGTCAATGGGTTACTCTTATCCAGGCTTTTGCGGAGAGGCCCGGTGGGCCTCCTTGGATACGTATAACGGGTATTGATGATATGGCTTCAGCGTATGCGCGTGGAGGTGGGTTGAGTATTGTGGGAAATAGACTTGCTAAGCTTGCTAAGAAGTTTAACGTTCCATTTGAGTTCAACTCGGTGTCGGTGTCGGTGTCAGTGGCTGAAGTTAAACCTAACAACCTTGGAGTCCGATCAGGGGAAGCTCTAGCCGTTAACTTTGCCTTTGTGCTTCATCATATGCCTGACGAAAGCGTTAGCACAGAGAATCACCg GGACCGGTTACTGAGAATGGTTAAGGGCTTATCTCCCAAAGTGGTGACTCTAGTGGAGCAAGAATCAAACACAAACACGGCTGCTTTCTTCCCAAGGTTCATGGAGACAATGGATTACTATGACGCTATGTTCGAGTCGATTGATGTAACACTTCCAAGGAATCACAAACAAAGGATTAATGTGGAGCAGCATTGTCTTGCAAGAGATGTTGTGAACATCATTGCATGCGAAGGAGCTGATCGGGTGGAGCGGCACGAACTCCTAGGGAAATGGAGGTTACGGTTTGGTATGGCGGGTTTCACTCCTTACCCGTTGAGTCCCCTGGTGAATTCTACTATTAAAAGGCTGCTCAGGAACTATTCGGACAAGTATAGGCttgaagaaagagatggagccTTGTATCTTGGTTGGATGAAACGAGATTTGGTTGCCTCATGTGCATGGAAATGA
- the LOC106397979 gene encoding F-box protein At3g28330-like: MESLTDDLWTMVLARLPIKIFTCFKLVCKQWKSILESPFFRNLFMSVHQNSPSSSWSLMYYSMTADMVADYECDTWGLNRPLNSFIKSLLFDKYDKHKNRHFNVVAYSDAGLILIHTESTDIEKGVLYLANPVSRECVEIFLDPRPIGIEMNKYCWEWGLVTRTEHGHLLGYKVVAFHKKWNDTELSCLIYSSETGMSSLETSVVNYNISLLSISLNGNLHWLALNNDNQEVVLSMDFYATGRGSNRCRVSPFPDLEKTTKFKRTCTPCQGFLMYMNITKLDGSLEDKLCVWRLRSEGWQLISKTSPGSILTGFDYLPITIDPFDAKTAYFWSTEQESLLYINLHNGKFVIHNQFEHTSDGHIMISLNDPRAMVSVKSPIIINHIIKQAYFLPFVLPQWLYRIP, encoded by the coding sequence aTGGAATCCTTGACAGATGATCTATGGACGATGGTACTTGCGAGATTACCGATTAAGATCTTCACATGTTTCAAACTTGTTTGCAAGCAGTGGAAATCAATCCTAGAGTCTCCGTTTTTTCGTAACCTTTTCATGTCCGTCCACCAAAACTCTCCCTCTTCTTCATGGTCGCTCATGTACTATAGTATGACCGCAGATATGGTGGCTGACTATGAATGCGACACTTGGGGACTGAATCGACCTTTGAATTCTTTCATCAAGTCTCTCCTATTCGACAAGTACGATAAGCACAAAAACCGACACTTCAATGTGGTGGCTTACTCCGATGCTGGGTTGATTTTGATCCATACAGAGTCAACCGACATCGAGAAGGGAGTCCTCTACTTGGCTAACCCCGTTTCACGGGAATGCGTAGAAATCTTTCTTGATCCTCGTCCTATAGGTATTGAAATGAACAAATATTGCTGGGAATGGGGACTTGTCACACGAACTGAGCACGGCCACCTTTTGGGTTACAAAGTTGTTGCCTTTCATAAAAAGTGGAACGACACGGAGTTAAGTTGTCTGATATATTCATCTGAGACAGGCATGTCGAGTCTGGAAACTTCCGTTGTCAACTATAATATTTCTCTTCTTTCAATTAGCTTGAACGGTAATCTTCACTGGCTCGCCCTGAACAATGACAATCAAGAAGTTGTATTATCCATGGATTTCTATGCTACTGGCAGGGGTTCTAATCGATGTCGCGTTTCGCCTTTTCCTGACTTAGAGAAAACTACCAAATTTAAAAGAACTTGCACACCTTGTCAAGGGTTTCTCATGTATATGAACATAACCAAACTGGATGGAAGCCTAGAAGATAAGTTGTGTGTATGGAGGCTTCGTAGCGAGGGATGGCAACTAATATCTAAAACCTCCCCAGGTTCTATCTTGACCGGTTTCGACTATCTTCCGATAACGATAGACCCCTTTGATGCGAAAACAGCCTACTTTTGGAGCACGGAACAAGAAAGCTTgctatatattaatttacacAACGGTAAGTTTGTGATCCACAATCAGTTTGAACATACAAGCGACGGTCACATTATGATTTCCCTTAACGACCCGAGAGCTATGGTTTCTGTCAAAAGCCCGATAATTATAAATCACATCATCAAACAAGCATACTTTCTCCCTTTTGTTCTCCCACAATGGCTGTATCGGATCCCTTAA